Proteins from one Coturnix japonica isolate 7356 chromosome 5, Coturnix japonica 2.1, whole genome shotgun sequence genomic window:
- the RPS6KB2 gene encoding ribosomal protein S6 kinase beta-2 isoform X9 produces MAGVFDIDLETEEGSDGEEPELGAEMEVEPRGNGLEPVGHYEEIEISESSVNNGPEHIGPHCFELLRVLGKGGYGKVFQVRKVQGTNTGKIFAMKVLKKAKIACNAKDTAHTRAERNILEAIKHPFIVDLIYAFQTGGKLYLILECLSGGELFMQLEREGIFLEDTACFYLSEITLALGHLHSNGIIYRDLKPENIMLNSQGHIKLTDFGLCKESIHDGAVTHTFCGTIEYMAPEILVHSGHNRAVDWWSLGALMYDMLTGSPPFTAENRKKTIDKILKGKLVLPPYLTPDARDLLKKFLKRNPSQRVGGGPGDAADVQKHPFFRHINWEELLARRLDPPFKPCLQSDEDVSQFDARFTRQTPVDSPDDAVIRLHLRGPLSAGEYQGGLLLPA; encoded by the exons ATGGCGGGGGTGTTCGACATCGACCTGGAGACCGAGGAGGGAAGCGACGGGGAGGAGCCCGAGCTGGGCGCC GAGATGGAGGTGGAGCCCCGGGGAAATGGCCTGGA GCCTGTGGGGCACTATGAGGAGATCGAGATCTCAGAGAGCAGCGTCAACAATGGCCCCGAGCACATTGGGCCCCACTGCTTCGAGCTGCTGCGCGTCCTGGGCAAGGGCGGCTACGGCAAG GTCTTCCAGGTGCGCAAGGTGCAGGGAACCAACACAGGGAAGATCTTTGCCATGAAGGTGCTGAAGAAG gcCAAGATTGCCTGCAATGCCAAGGACACGGCGCACACGCGGGCTGAGAGGAACATCCTAGAGGCCATCAAGCACCCTTTCATCGTTGACCTCATCTACGCCTTCCAGACGGGCGGCAAGCTCTACCTCATCCTGGAGTGCCTCAGTG GTGGGGAGCTCTTCATGCAGCTGGAGCGTGAGGGCATCTTCCTGGAGGACACCGCCTG CTTTTATCTCAGTGAGATCACGCTGGCGCTGGGCCACCTGCACTCCAACGGCATCATCTACCGCGACCTCAAGCCTGAAAACATCATGCTCAACAGCCAGG GTCACATCAAGCTGACGGACTTCGGGCTGTGCAAGGAGTCCATCCACGATGGAGCAGTCACCCACACCTTCTGCGGCACCATCGAGTACAT GGCCCCAGAGATCCTGGTGCACAGCGGGCATAATCGTGCTGTGGACTGGTGGAGCCTGGGTGCCCTGATGTATGACATGCTCACCGGATCG CCCCCGTTCACGGCAGAGAACCGCAAGAAAACCATTGACAAGATCCTGAAGGGGAAGCTGGTGCTGCCACCCTACCTGACACCCGATGCACGTGACCTGCTCAAGAAG TTCCTCAAGCGAAACCCCAGCCAGCGTGTTGGTGGGGGGCCGGGGGATGCAGCCGATGTGCAG AAGCATCCCTTCTTCCGGCACATCaactgggaggagctgctggcacGTCGCCTGGACCCTCCCTTCAAACCCTGCCTG CAGTCGGATGAGGACGTCAGCCAGTTCGATGCCCGCTTCACACGACAGACCCCCGTGGACAGCCCCGACGACGCTGTCATCA GGCTTCACCTACGTGGCCCCCTCAGTGCTGGAGAGTATCAAGGAGGGCTTCTCCTTCCAGCCTAA
- the RPS6KB2 gene encoding ribosomal protein S6 kinase beta-2 isoform X10 has protein sequence MAGVFDIDLETEEGSDGEEPELGAEMEVEPRGNGLEPVGHYEEIEISESSVNNGPEHIGPHCFELLRVLGKGGYGKVFQVRKVQGTNTGKIFAMKVLKKAKIACNAKDTAHTRAERNILEAIKHPFIVDLIYAFQTGGKLYLILECLSGGELFMQLEREGIFLEDTACFYLSEITLALGHLHSNGIIYRDLKPENIMLNSQGHIKLTDFGLCKESIHDGAVTHTFCGTIEYMAPEILVHSGHNRAVDWWSLGALMYDMLTGSPPFTAENRKKTIDKILKGKLVLPPYLTPDARDLLKKFLKRNPSQRVGGGPGDAADVQKHPFFRHINWEELLARRLDPPFKPCLSDEDVSQFDARFTRQTPVDSPDDAVIRLHLRGPLSAGEYQGGLLLPA, from the exons ATGGCGGGGGTGTTCGACATCGACCTGGAGACCGAGGAGGGAAGCGACGGGGAGGAGCCCGAGCTGGGCGCC GAGATGGAGGTGGAGCCCCGGGGAAATGGCCTGGA GCCTGTGGGGCACTATGAGGAGATCGAGATCTCAGAGAGCAGCGTCAACAATGGCCCCGAGCACATTGGGCCCCACTGCTTCGAGCTGCTGCGCGTCCTGGGCAAGGGCGGCTACGGCAAG GTCTTCCAGGTGCGCAAGGTGCAGGGAACCAACACAGGGAAGATCTTTGCCATGAAGGTGCTGAAGAAG gcCAAGATTGCCTGCAATGCCAAGGACACGGCGCACACGCGGGCTGAGAGGAACATCCTAGAGGCCATCAAGCACCCTTTCATCGTTGACCTCATCTACGCCTTCCAGACGGGCGGCAAGCTCTACCTCATCCTGGAGTGCCTCAGTG GTGGGGAGCTCTTCATGCAGCTGGAGCGTGAGGGCATCTTCCTGGAGGACACCGCCTG CTTTTATCTCAGTGAGATCACGCTGGCGCTGGGCCACCTGCACTCCAACGGCATCATCTACCGCGACCTCAAGCCTGAAAACATCATGCTCAACAGCCAGG GTCACATCAAGCTGACGGACTTCGGGCTGTGCAAGGAGTCCATCCACGATGGAGCAGTCACCCACACCTTCTGCGGCACCATCGAGTACAT GGCCCCAGAGATCCTGGTGCACAGCGGGCATAATCGTGCTGTGGACTGGTGGAGCCTGGGTGCCCTGATGTATGACATGCTCACCGGATCG CCCCCGTTCACGGCAGAGAACCGCAAGAAAACCATTGACAAGATCCTGAAGGGGAAGCTGGTGCTGCCACCCTACCTGACACCCGATGCACGTGACCTGCTCAAGAAG TTCCTCAAGCGAAACCCCAGCCAGCGTGTTGGTGGGGGGCCGGGGGATGCAGCCGATGTGCAG AAGCATCCCTTCTTCCGGCACATCaactgggaggagctgctggcacGTCGCCTGGACCCTCCCTTCAAACCCTGCCTG TCGGATGAGGACGTCAGCCAGTTCGATGCCCGCTTCACACGACAGACCCCCGTGGACAGCCCCGACGACGCTGTCATCA GGCTTCACCTACGTGGCCCCCTCAGTGCTGGAGAGTATCAAGGAGGGCTTCTCCTTCCAGCCTAA
- the RPS6KB2 gene encoding ribosomal protein S6 kinase beta-2 isoform X5, whose protein sequence is MAGVFDIDLETEEGSDGEEPELGAEMEVEPRGNGLEPVGHYEEIEISESSVNNGPEHIGPHCFELLRVLGKGGYGKVFQVRKVQGTNTGKIFAMKAKIACNAKDTAHTRAERNILEAIKHPFIVDLIYAFQTGGKLYLILECLSGGELFMQLEREGIFLEDTACFYLSEITLALGHLHSNGIIYRDLKPENIMLNSQGHIKLTDFGLCKESIHDGAVTHTFCGTIEYMAPEILVHSGHNRAVDWWSLGALMYDMLTGSPPFTAENRKKTIDKILKGKLVLPPYLTPDARDLLKKFLKRNPSQRVGGGPGDAADVQKHPFFRHINWEELLARRLDPPFKPCLQSDEDVSQFDARFTRQTPVDSPDDAVISESANQAFLGFTYVAPSVLESIKEGFSFQPKPGEVLHVRALQVCGAHGAGAGGRHPARGHGPAAHRLRQEDAGGEGEAAQVGVGGEGVGETVPWGGGGPVLRGCDPARLRVPIKA, encoded by the exons ATGGCGGGGGTGTTCGACATCGACCTGGAGACCGAGGAGGGAAGCGACGGGGAGGAGCCCGAGCTGGGCGCC GAGATGGAGGTGGAGCCCCGGGGAAATGGCCTGGA GCCTGTGGGGCACTATGAGGAGATCGAGATCTCAGAGAGCAGCGTCAACAATGGCCCCGAGCACATTGGGCCCCACTGCTTCGAGCTGCTGCGCGTCCTGGGCAAGGGCGGCTACGGCAAG GTCTTCCAGGTGCGCAAGGTGCAGGGAACCAACACAGGGAAGATCTTTGCCATGAAG gcCAAGATTGCCTGCAATGCCAAGGACACGGCGCACACGCGGGCTGAGAGGAACATCCTAGAGGCCATCAAGCACCCTTTCATCGTTGACCTCATCTACGCCTTCCAGACGGGCGGCAAGCTCTACCTCATCCTGGAGTGCCTCAGTG GTGGGGAGCTCTTCATGCAGCTGGAGCGTGAGGGCATCTTCCTGGAGGACACCGCCTG CTTTTATCTCAGTGAGATCACGCTGGCGCTGGGCCACCTGCACTCCAACGGCATCATCTACCGCGACCTCAAGCCTGAAAACATCATGCTCAACAGCCAGG GTCACATCAAGCTGACGGACTTCGGGCTGTGCAAGGAGTCCATCCACGATGGAGCAGTCACCCACACCTTCTGCGGCACCATCGAGTACAT GGCCCCAGAGATCCTGGTGCACAGCGGGCATAATCGTGCTGTGGACTGGTGGAGCCTGGGTGCCCTGATGTATGACATGCTCACCGGATCG CCCCCGTTCACGGCAGAGAACCGCAAGAAAACCATTGACAAGATCCTGAAGGGGAAGCTGGTGCTGCCACCCTACCTGACACCCGATGCACGTGACCTGCTCAAGAAG TTCCTCAAGCGAAACCCCAGCCAGCGTGTTGGTGGGGGGCCGGGGGATGCAGCCGATGTGCAG AAGCATCCCTTCTTCCGGCACATCaactgggaggagctgctggcacGTCGCCTGGACCCTCCCTTCAAACCCTGCCTG CAGTCGGATGAGGACGTCAGCCAGTTCGATGCCCGCTTCACACGACAGACCCCCGTGGACAGCCCCGACGACGCTGTCATCAGTGAGAGCGCCAACCAGGCCTTCCTG GGCTTCACCTACGTGGCCCCCTCAGTGCTGGAGAGTATCAAGGAGGGCTTCTCCTTCCAGCCTAAG CCCGGTGAAGTTCTCCACGTTCGAGCCCTTCAGGTCTGCGGAGCccatggagctggggctggggggcggCACCCCGCCCGAGGGCACGGCCCCGCTGCCCATCGCCTCCGCCAAGAAGAcgcgggggg ggagggggAGGCCGCCCAGgtaggggtggggggggagggagtcGGGGAAACGGTGCcttggggcgggggggggccGGTGCTGCGGGGCTGCGACCCGGCCCGGCTGCGTGTGCCCATTAAAGCATGA
- the RPS6KB2 gene encoding ribosomal protein S6 kinase beta-2 isoform X1 — translation MAGVFDIDLETEEGSDGEEPELGAEMEVEPRGNGLEPVGHYEEIEISESSVNNGPEHIGPHCFELLRVLGKGGYGKVFQVRKVQGTNTGKIFAMKVLKKAKIACNAKDTAHTRAERNILEAIKHPFIVDLIYAFQTGGKLYLILECLSGGELFMQLEREGIFLEDTACFYLSEITLALGHLHSNGIIYRDLKPENIMLNSQGHIKLTDFGLCKESIHDGAVTHTFCGTIEYMAPEILVHSGHNRAVDWWSLGALMYDMLTGSPPFTAENRKKTIDKILKGKLVLPPYLTPDARDLLKKFLKRNPSQRVGGGPGDAADVQKHPFFRHINWEELLARRLDPPFKPCLQSDEDVSQFDARFTRQTPVDSPDDAVISESANQAFLGFTYVAPSVLESIKEGFSFQPKPGEVLHVRALQVCGAHGAGAGGRHPARGHGPAAHRLRQEDAGGEGEAAQVGVGGEGVGETVPWGGGGPVLRGCDPARLRVPIKA, via the exons ATGGCGGGGGTGTTCGACATCGACCTGGAGACCGAGGAGGGAAGCGACGGGGAGGAGCCCGAGCTGGGCGCC GAGATGGAGGTGGAGCCCCGGGGAAATGGCCTGGA GCCTGTGGGGCACTATGAGGAGATCGAGATCTCAGAGAGCAGCGTCAACAATGGCCCCGAGCACATTGGGCCCCACTGCTTCGAGCTGCTGCGCGTCCTGGGCAAGGGCGGCTACGGCAAG GTCTTCCAGGTGCGCAAGGTGCAGGGAACCAACACAGGGAAGATCTTTGCCATGAAGGTGCTGAAGAAG gcCAAGATTGCCTGCAATGCCAAGGACACGGCGCACACGCGGGCTGAGAGGAACATCCTAGAGGCCATCAAGCACCCTTTCATCGTTGACCTCATCTACGCCTTCCAGACGGGCGGCAAGCTCTACCTCATCCTGGAGTGCCTCAGTG GTGGGGAGCTCTTCATGCAGCTGGAGCGTGAGGGCATCTTCCTGGAGGACACCGCCTG CTTTTATCTCAGTGAGATCACGCTGGCGCTGGGCCACCTGCACTCCAACGGCATCATCTACCGCGACCTCAAGCCTGAAAACATCATGCTCAACAGCCAGG GTCACATCAAGCTGACGGACTTCGGGCTGTGCAAGGAGTCCATCCACGATGGAGCAGTCACCCACACCTTCTGCGGCACCATCGAGTACAT GGCCCCAGAGATCCTGGTGCACAGCGGGCATAATCGTGCTGTGGACTGGTGGAGCCTGGGTGCCCTGATGTATGACATGCTCACCGGATCG CCCCCGTTCACGGCAGAGAACCGCAAGAAAACCATTGACAAGATCCTGAAGGGGAAGCTGGTGCTGCCACCCTACCTGACACCCGATGCACGTGACCTGCTCAAGAAG TTCCTCAAGCGAAACCCCAGCCAGCGTGTTGGTGGGGGGCCGGGGGATGCAGCCGATGTGCAG AAGCATCCCTTCTTCCGGCACATCaactgggaggagctgctggcacGTCGCCTGGACCCTCCCTTCAAACCCTGCCTG CAGTCGGATGAGGACGTCAGCCAGTTCGATGCCCGCTTCACACGACAGACCCCCGTGGACAGCCCCGACGACGCTGTCATCAGTGAGAGCGCCAACCAGGCCTTCCTG GGCTTCACCTACGTGGCCCCCTCAGTGCTGGAGAGTATCAAGGAGGGCTTCTCCTTCCAGCCTAAG CCCGGTGAAGTTCTCCACGTTCGAGCCCTTCAGGTCTGCGGAGCccatggagctggggctggggggcggCACCCCGCCCGAGGGCACGGCCCCGCTGCCCATCGCCTCCGCCAAGAAGAcgcgggggg ggagggggAGGCCGCCCAGgtaggggtggggggggagggagtcGGGGAAACGGTGCcttggggcgggggggggccGGTGCTGCGGGGCTGCGACCCGGCCCGGCTGCGTGTGCCCATTAAAGCATGA
- the RPS6KB2 gene encoding ribosomal protein S6 kinase beta-2 isoform X2 yields MAGVFDIDLETEEGSDGEEPELGAEMEVEPRGNGLEPVGHYEEIEISESSVNNGPEHIGPHCFELLRVLGKGGYGKVFQVRKVQGTNTGKIFAMKVLKKAKIACNAKDTAHTRAERNILEAIKHPFIVDLIYAFQTGGKLYLILECLSGGELFMQLEREGIFLEDTACFYLSEITLALGHLHSNGIIYRDLKPENIMLNSQGHIKLTDFGLCKESIHDGAVTHTFCGTIEYMAPEILVHSGHNRAVDWWSLGALMYDMLTGSPPFTAENRKKTIDKILKGKLVLPPYLTPDARDLLKKFLKRNPSQRVGGGPGDAADVQHPFFRHINWEELLARRLDPPFKPCLQSDEDVSQFDARFTRQTPVDSPDDAVISESANQAFLGFTYVAPSVLESIKEGFSFQPKPGEVLHVRALQVCGAHGAGAGGRHPARGHGPAAHRLRQEDAGGEGEAAQVGVGGEGVGETVPWGGGGPVLRGCDPARLRVPIKA; encoded by the exons ATGGCGGGGGTGTTCGACATCGACCTGGAGACCGAGGAGGGAAGCGACGGGGAGGAGCCCGAGCTGGGCGCC GAGATGGAGGTGGAGCCCCGGGGAAATGGCCTGGA GCCTGTGGGGCACTATGAGGAGATCGAGATCTCAGAGAGCAGCGTCAACAATGGCCCCGAGCACATTGGGCCCCACTGCTTCGAGCTGCTGCGCGTCCTGGGCAAGGGCGGCTACGGCAAG GTCTTCCAGGTGCGCAAGGTGCAGGGAACCAACACAGGGAAGATCTTTGCCATGAAGGTGCTGAAGAAG gcCAAGATTGCCTGCAATGCCAAGGACACGGCGCACACGCGGGCTGAGAGGAACATCCTAGAGGCCATCAAGCACCCTTTCATCGTTGACCTCATCTACGCCTTCCAGACGGGCGGCAAGCTCTACCTCATCCTGGAGTGCCTCAGTG GTGGGGAGCTCTTCATGCAGCTGGAGCGTGAGGGCATCTTCCTGGAGGACACCGCCTG CTTTTATCTCAGTGAGATCACGCTGGCGCTGGGCCACCTGCACTCCAACGGCATCATCTACCGCGACCTCAAGCCTGAAAACATCATGCTCAACAGCCAGG GTCACATCAAGCTGACGGACTTCGGGCTGTGCAAGGAGTCCATCCACGATGGAGCAGTCACCCACACCTTCTGCGGCACCATCGAGTACAT GGCCCCAGAGATCCTGGTGCACAGCGGGCATAATCGTGCTGTGGACTGGTGGAGCCTGGGTGCCCTGATGTATGACATGCTCACCGGATCG CCCCCGTTCACGGCAGAGAACCGCAAGAAAACCATTGACAAGATCCTGAAGGGGAAGCTGGTGCTGCCACCCTACCTGACACCCGATGCACGTGACCTGCTCAAGAAG TTCCTCAAGCGAAACCCCAGCCAGCGTGTTGGTGGGGGGCCGGGGGATGCAGCCGATGTGCAG CATCCCTTCTTCCGGCACATCaactgggaggagctgctggcacGTCGCCTGGACCCTCCCTTCAAACCCTGCCTG CAGTCGGATGAGGACGTCAGCCAGTTCGATGCCCGCTTCACACGACAGACCCCCGTGGACAGCCCCGACGACGCTGTCATCAGTGAGAGCGCCAACCAGGCCTTCCTG GGCTTCACCTACGTGGCCCCCTCAGTGCTGGAGAGTATCAAGGAGGGCTTCTCCTTCCAGCCTAAG CCCGGTGAAGTTCTCCACGTTCGAGCCCTTCAGGTCTGCGGAGCccatggagctggggctggggggcggCACCCCGCCCGAGGGCACGGCCCCGCTGCCCATCGCCTCCGCCAAGAAGAcgcgggggg ggagggggAGGCCGCCCAGgtaggggtggggggggagggagtcGGGGAAACGGTGCcttggggcgggggggggccGGTGCTGCGGGGCTGCGACCCGGCCCGGCTGCGTGTGCCCATTAAAGCATGA
- the RPS6KB2 gene encoding ribosomal protein S6 kinase beta-2 isoform X3, with amino-acid sequence MAGVFDIDLETEEGSDGEEPELGAEMEVEPRGNGLEPVGHYEEIEISESSVNNGPEHIGPHCFELLRVLGKGGYGKVFQVRKVQGTNTGKIFAMKVLKKAKIACNAKDTAHTRAERNILEAIKHPFIVDLIYAFQTGGKLYLILECLSGGELFMQLEREGIFLEDTACFYLSEITLALGHLHSNGIIYRDLKPENIMLNSQGHIKLTDFGLCKESIHDGAVTHTFCGTIEYMAPEILVHSGHNRAVDWWSLGALMYDMLTGSPPFTAENRKKTIDKILKGKLVLPPYLTPDARDLLKKFLKRNPSQRVGGGPGDAADVQKHPFFRHINWEELLARRLDPPFKPCLSDEDVSQFDARFTRQTPVDSPDDAVISESANQAFLGFTYVAPSVLESIKEGFSFQPKPGEVLHVRALQVCGAHGAGAGGRHPARGHGPAAHRLRQEDAGGEGEAAQVGVGGEGVGETVPWGGGGPVLRGCDPARLRVPIKA; translated from the exons ATGGCGGGGGTGTTCGACATCGACCTGGAGACCGAGGAGGGAAGCGACGGGGAGGAGCCCGAGCTGGGCGCC GAGATGGAGGTGGAGCCCCGGGGAAATGGCCTGGA GCCTGTGGGGCACTATGAGGAGATCGAGATCTCAGAGAGCAGCGTCAACAATGGCCCCGAGCACATTGGGCCCCACTGCTTCGAGCTGCTGCGCGTCCTGGGCAAGGGCGGCTACGGCAAG GTCTTCCAGGTGCGCAAGGTGCAGGGAACCAACACAGGGAAGATCTTTGCCATGAAGGTGCTGAAGAAG gcCAAGATTGCCTGCAATGCCAAGGACACGGCGCACACGCGGGCTGAGAGGAACATCCTAGAGGCCATCAAGCACCCTTTCATCGTTGACCTCATCTACGCCTTCCAGACGGGCGGCAAGCTCTACCTCATCCTGGAGTGCCTCAGTG GTGGGGAGCTCTTCATGCAGCTGGAGCGTGAGGGCATCTTCCTGGAGGACACCGCCTG CTTTTATCTCAGTGAGATCACGCTGGCGCTGGGCCACCTGCACTCCAACGGCATCATCTACCGCGACCTCAAGCCTGAAAACATCATGCTCAACAGCCAGG GTCACATCAAGCTGACGGACTTCGGGCTGTGCAAGGAGTCCATCCACGATGGAGCAGTCACCCACACCTTCTGCGGCACCATCGAGTACAT GGCCCCAGAGATCCTGGTGCACAGCGGGCATAATCGTGCTGTGGACTGGTGGAGCCTGGGTGCCCTGATGTATGACATGCTCACCGGATCG CCCCCGTTCACGGCAGAGAACCGCAAGAAAACCATTGACAAGATCCTGAAGGGGAAGCTGGTGCTGCCACCCTACCTGACACCCGATGCACGTGACCTGCTCAAGAAG TTCCTCAAGCGAAACCCCAGCCAGCGTGTTGGTGGGGGGCCGGGGGATGCAGCCGATGTGCAG AAGCATCCCTTCTTCCGGCACATCaactgggaggagctgctggcacGTCGCCTGGACCCTCCCTTCAAACCCTGCCTG TCGGATGAGGACGTCAGCCAGTTCGATGCCCGCTTCACACGACAGACCCCCGTGGACAGCCCCGACGACGCTGTCATCAGTGAGAGCGCCAACCAGGCCTTCCTG GGCTTCACCTACGTGGCCCCCTCAGTGCTGGAGAGTATCAAGGAGGGCTTCTCCTTCCAGCCTAAG CCCGGTGAAGTTCTCCACGTTCGAGCCCTTCAGGTCTGCGGAGCccatggagctggggctggggggcggCACCCCGCCCGAGGGCACGGCCCCGCTGCCCATCGCCTCCGCCAAGAAGAcgcgggggg ggagggggAGGCCGCCCAGgtaggggtggggggggagggagtcGGGGAAACGGTGCcttggggcgggggggggccGGTGCTGCGGGGCTGCGACCCGGCCCGGCTGCGTGTGCCCATTAAAGCATGA
- the RPS6KB2 gene encoding ribosomal protein S6 kinase beta-2 isoform X4 translates to MAGVFDIDLETEEGSDGEEPELGAEMEVEPRGNGLEPVGHYEEIEISESSVNNGPEHIGPHCFELLRVLGKGGYGKVFQVRKVQGTNTGKIFAMKVLKKAKIACNAKDTAHTRAERNILEAIKHPFIVDLIYAFQTGGKLYLILECLSGGELFMQLEREGIFLEDTACFYLSEITLALGHLHSNGIIYRDLKPENIMLNSQGHIKLTDFGLCKESIHDGAVTHTFCGTIEYMAPEILVHSGHNRAVDWWSLGALMYDMLTGSPPFTAENRKKTIDKILKGKLVLPPYLTPDARDLLKKFLKRNPSQRVGGGPGDAADVQHPFFRHINWEELLARRLDPPFKPCLSDEDVSQFDARFTRQTPVDSPDDAVISESANQAFLGFTYVAPSVLESIKEGFSFQPKPGEVLHVRALQVCGAHGAGAGGRHPARGHGPAAHRLRQEDAGGEGEAAQVGVGGEGVGETVPWGGGGPVLRGCDPARLRVPIKA, encoded by the exons ATGGCGGGGGTGTTCGACATCGACCTGGAGACCGAGGAGGGAAGCGACGGGGAGGAGCCCGAGCTGGGCGCC GAGATGGAGGTGGAGCCCCGGGGAAATGGCCTGGA GCCTGTGGGGCACTATGAGGAGATCGAGATCTCAGAGAGCAGCGTCAACAATGGCCCCGAGCACATTGGGCCCCACTGCTTCGAGCTGCTGCGCGTCCTGGGCAAGGGCGGCTACGGCAAG GTCTTCCAGGTGCGCAAGGTGCAGGGAACCAACACAGGGAAGATCTTTGCCATGAAGGTGCTGAAGAAG gcCAAGATTGCCTGCAATGCCAAGGACACGGCGCACACGCGGGCTGAGAGGAACATCCTAGAGGCCATCAAGCACCCTTTCATCGTTGACCTCATCTACGCCTTCCAGACGGGCGGCAAGCTCTACCTCATCCTGGAGTGCCTCAGTG GTGGGGAGCTCTTCATGCAGCTGGAGCGTGAGGGCATCTTCCTGGAGGACACCGCCTG CTTTTATCTCAGTGAGATCACGCTGGCGCTGGGCCACCTGCACTCCAACGGCATCATCTACCGCGACCTCAAGCCTGAAAACATCATGCTCAACAGCCAGG GTCACATCAAGCTGACGGACTTCGGGCTGTGCAAGGAGTCCATCCACGATGGAGCAGTCACCCACACCTTCTGCGGCACCATCGAGTACAT GGCCCCAGAGATCCTGGTGCACAGCGGGCATAATCGTGCTGTGGACTGGTGGAGCCTGGGTGCCCTGATGTATGACATGCTCACCGGATCG CCCCCGTTCACGGCAGAGAACCGCAAGAAAACCATTGACAAGATCCTGAAGGGGAAGCTGGTGCTGCCACCCTACCTGACACCCGATGCACGTGACCTGCTCAAGAAG TTCCTCAAGCGAAACCCCAGCCAGCGTGTTGGTGGGGGGCCGGGGGATGCAGCCGATGTGCAG CATCCCTTCTTCCGGCACATCaactgggaggagctgctggcacGTCGCCTGGACCCTCCCTTCAAACCCTGCCTG TCGGATGAGGACGTCAGCCAGTTCGATGCCCGCTTCACACGACAGACCCCCGTGGACAGCCCCGACGACGCTGTCATCAGTGAGAGCGCCAACCAGGCCTTCCTG GGCTTCACCTACGTGGCCCCCTCAGTGCTGGAGAGTATCAAGGAGGGCTTCTCCTTCCAGCCTAAG CCCGGTGAAGTTCTCCACGTTCGAGCCCTTCAGGTCTGCGGAGCccatggagctggggctggggggcggCACCCCGCCCGAGGGCACGGCCCCGCTGCCCATCGCCTCCGCCAAGAAGAcgcgggggg ggagggggAGGCCGCCCAGgtaggggtggggggggagggagtcGGGGAAACGGTGCcttggggcgggggggggccGGTGCTGCGGGGCTGCGACCCGGCCCGGCTGCGTGTGCCCATTAAAGCATGA